A single genomic interval of Psychroserpens sp. NJDZ02 harbors:
- a CDS encoding RMD1 family protein: MYTVVAYQVASTINIKQCKQQLSWQLLFNDSDELYYKCDDNAFVYIFQYGIVSFFNMTTQSIKQVLASMEPFSNNYLSEKLSEEVKVLIKPNSLKVDFNHIELPELNDDRIRLVMLNVSQSVALDRYSDITYDLLEQTNKHTLYLEQKGKLDISGNKLKRFIGRTLNIKNRISENLYIFDSPDSTWENEQLNQLNQDLKQTFDLKDRYRLIHDRIEIIKENLELFKDIMDHKESSRLEWIIIILIVIEVFDMFLTKLM, translated from the coding sequence ATGTATACTGTAGTTGCCTATCAGGTAGCTAGTACTATCAACATAAAACAATGTAAACAACAACTGTCTTGGCAGTTGTTGTTTAATGATAGTGACGAGCTGTATTACAAATGCGACGATAATGCATTTGTGTACATTTTTCAATATGGAATAGTAAGCTTTTTTAATATGACCACTCAGTCTATTAAACAAGTGCTTGCTAGTATGGAGCCATTCTCCAATAATTATTTGTCAGAAAAACTATCTGAAGAGGTTAAGGTGCTTATCAAACCCAATAGTTTAAAAGTAGATTTCAATCATATCGAACTGCCCGAATTAAACGATGATAGGATTCGTTTGGTCATGCTTAACGTATCACAAAGTGTGGCTTTAGATCGTTATTCTGATATCACATACGATCTTTTGGAACAAACGAATAAGCATACGTTGTATTTAGAACAAAAAGGTAAACTAGATATTTCTGGAAATAAGCTAAAACGTTTTATAGGTCGGACTTTGAATATTAAAAACCGAATTTCAGAAAATCTGTACATCTTTGATTCGCCTGATAGTACATGGGAAAACGAACAATTAAATCAGCTTAATCAAGATCTAAAACAGACGTTTGACTTAAAAGATAGATACCGATTAATACACGATAGAATTGAAATTATAAAAGAAAACCTTGAGCTTTTTAAGGATATAATGGACCATAAAGAAAGCAGTAGGCTGGAGTGGATCATTATTATTTTAATTGTAATTGAGGTGTTTGATATGTTTCTTACTAAATTAATGTAA
- a CDS encoding deoxyhypusine synthase family protein — MSTKGPVSQFIEHHYLHFNAAALVDAAKGYETQLDNGAKMLVSLAGAMSTAELGKSFAEMIRQDKVHIISCTGANLEEDIMNLVAHSHYKRVPNYRDLTPQEEWDLLEKGLNRVTDTCIPEHEAFRRLQHHIEKIWKDAEANGERFLPHEYMYKMLLSGVLEEYYEIDLKDSWMYAAAEKNLPIVCPGWEDSTMGNIFASYVLKGELKANTMKSGIEYMTFLADWYTENSQNGIGFFQIGGGIAGDFPICVVPMLYQDMERTDTPFWSYFCQISDSTTSYGSYSGAVPNEKITWGKLDIDTPKFIVESDATIVAPLIFAYILGL; from the coding sequence ATGAGTACTAAAGGACCAGTTTCACAATTTATAGAACACCATTACTTACATTTTAACGCAGCAGCTTTAGTAGATGCAGCAAAAGGATACGAAACACAATTAGACAATGGTGCTAAGATGTTAGTCTCTCTTGCTGGCGCTATGAGTACTGCCGAGCTTGGTAAAAGTTTTGCAGAAATGATTCGTCAAGATAAGGTTCATATTATTTCATGTACAGGTGCAAACTTGGAAGAGGATATCATGAATTTGGTAGCACATTCACACTACAAGCGTGTGCCTAACTACCGTGATTTAACACCTCAAGAAGAGTGGGATTTATTAGAAAAAGGACTTAACCGTGTAACAGATACTTGTATTCCTGAGCACGAAGCGTTTAGACGTTTACAACATCATATTGAAAAAATATGGAAAGATGCCGAGGCTAATGGAGAACGTTTTTTACCACATGAGTACATGTATAAAATGTTGTTGTCGGGCGTTTTAGAAGAGTATTATGAGATCGATTTAAAAGATTCTTGGATGTATGCTGCAGCAGAAAAAAACTTACCAATAGTATGCCCAGGTTGGGAAGACAGTACTATGGGTAACATTTTTGCAAGCTACGTGTTAAAAGGAGAGCTTAAAGCTAATACCATGAAATCTGGTATCGAGTACATGACGTTTTTAGCAGATTGGTATACTGAAAACTCTCAAAACGGAATCGGATTTTTCCAAATTGGTGGGGGTATTGCAGGAGATTTTCCAATATGCGTAGTGCCAATGTTGTATCAAGATATGGAGCGTACAGACACACCATTTTGGAGCTATTTTTGTCAAATAAGTGACTCTACAACTAGTTACGGATCATATTCTGGAGCAGTACCTAACGAGAAAATTACTTGGGGGAAATTGGATATTGATACACCAAAATTTATTGTGGAGAGTGATGCAACAATAGTTGCTCCGCTTATATTTGCTTATATATTAGGCTTATAA
- the speB gene encoding agmatinase translates to MQTKTYAGIPEELAKLEKAKIVLIPVPYDGTSTWQKGADKGPEAFLDASENMELYDIETGTEVYNQGVYLADAVTENSSPEAMVEAVHQATKKYIKKNKFVTIFGGEHSISIGTIRAFNEMFPSLTVLQLDAHADLRKEYEGTTCNHACALYEASQTTNLIQVGIRSMDAIETTVMDKDKTYFAHEMALDTTWVDSAIDQMTDNVFITIDLDAFDPSIMPSTGTPEPGGLFWYETLEFLKQVFEEKNVVGFDIVELCPNKVDKSSDFLAAKLYYKMLSYKFLNQEVEDDYDNTYEKDTKKNNTSKFNEDDEY, encoded by the coding sequence ATGCAAACTAAAACTTATGCTGGAATTCCAGAAGAATTGGCAAAATTAGAAAAAGCAAAAATCGTGTTAATTCCAGTGCCTTATGACGGTACTAGTACATGGCAAAAAGGGGCAGATAAAGGTCCTGAAGCTTTTTTAGATGCATCAGAAAATATGGAGCTTTATGATATCGAAACCGGTACAGAAGTTTATAATCAAGGGGTGTATTTAGCAGATGCTGTGACTGAAAATAGCTCACCAGAAGCTATGGTAGAAGCCGTGCATCAGGCGACTAAAAAGTACATTAAAAAAAATAAATTTGTTACTATTTTTGGAGGAGAGCATTCTATATCTATTGGTACAATACGTGCCTTTAATGAGATGTTTCCAAGTTTAACAGTCTTGCAATTAGATGCGCATGCTGATTTGCGTAAAGAGTATGAAGGGACGACTTGTAACCATGCGTGTGCTTTATATGAAGCAAGTCAAACAACTAACTTGATTCAGGTTGGAATACGCTCTATGGATGCGATTGAAACGACGGTAATGGACAAGGACAAAACATACTTTGCGCATGAGATGGCTCTAGATACGACATGGGTAGATAGTGCAATTGATCAAATGACGGATAATGTGTTTATCACAATAGATTTAGACGCCTTTGATCCTTCAATTATGCCAAGTACTGGTACGCCAGAGCCAGGTGGTTTATTTTGGTACGAAACTTTAGAATTTTTAAAGCAAGTATTTGAAGAGAAAAACGTGGTTGGATTTGATATTGTCGAATTATGTCCAAATAAAGTGGATAAATCTTCAGACTTTTTAGCGGCTAAATTGTATTATAAAATGCTAAGCTATAAGTTTTTAAATCAAGAGGTAGAGGACGATTACGATAACACATACGAGAAAGACACAAAAAAAAATAACACTTCTAAATTCAACGAAGACGATGAGTACTAA
- a CDS encoding arginine decarboxylase codes for MNTKYIDLISQTFDFPQPEFKLEDKTLQFHDIDLMELVEAYGAPLKFTYLPQISNNIQRAKTWFRDAIKKHDYKGNYNYCYCTKSSHFKHVLNEALKNDIHIETSSAFDIDIVENLKKEGKITDETFIISNGFKREQYVTNIARLINNGQKNCIPIIDNYEEIDLLSDQINKKFKVGIRIASEEEPKFEFYTSRLGIGYKNIIPFYKSQIKDNPKVELKMLHFFINTGIRDNAYYWNELLKCLKVYTSLKKICPSLDSLNIGGGFPIKNSLAFDFDYEYMIDEIINQIKQTCEEEEVDVPNIFTEFGSFTVGESGGAIYEVLYQKQQNDREKWNMINSSFITTLPDTWAINKRFVMLAINRWHESYERVLLGGLTCDSDDYYNSEQHMNAIYLPKYNKDKPLYIGFFNTGAYQETIGGFGGLQHCLIPSPKHILIDRDEDGNITKTLFSEQQKSEDLLKILGYAN; via the coding sequence ATGAACACAAAGTACATAGACTTAATCAGTCAAACTTTTGATTTTCCTCAGCCAGAATTTAAGTTAGAGGACAAGACATTACAATTTCATGATATTGATTTAATGGAGTTAGTGGAAGCGTATGGAGCACCTTTAAAATTTACATACTTACCGCAAATTTCTAATAATATTCAACGTGCAAAAACATGGTTTAGAGACGCCATAAAAAAGCATGATTACAAAGGGAACTATAACTATTGCTATTGCACAAAAAGCTCGCATTTTAAGCATGTTTTAAATGAAGCTTTAAAAAATGATATTCATATTGAAACATCATCTGCTTTTGATATTGATATTGTTGAAAATCTTAAAAAAGAAGGTAAGATAACTGACGAAACTTTTATAATCAGTAATGGTTTTAAACGCGAGCAATATGTGACTAACATTGCAAGGTTAATTAATAATGGACAGAAAAACTGTATTCCAATTATTGATAACTACGAAGAAATAGATTTACTTTCAGACCAAATCAATAAAAAGTTTAAAGTAGGCATCAGAATTGCTTCGGAAGAAGAGCCTAAATTTGAGTTTTATACGTCAAGATTAGGTATTGGATATAAAAATATTATTCCTTTTTATAAAAGTCAAATTAAAGATAATCCAAAAGTAGAGCTTAAAATGCTTCACTTTTTTATCAATACAGGGATAAGAGATAATGCGTATTACTGGAACGAGCTTTTAAAATGTTTAAAAGTTTATACGAGTTTAAAAAAGATTTGTCCTAGCTTAGATAGTTTAAATATTGGAGGTGGATTTCCTATTAAAAACTCGTTAGCATTTGATTTTGATTACGAATATATGATTGACGAAATCATCAATCAAATCAAACAAACGTGTGAAGAGGAAGAAGTCGATGTGCCAAACATTTTTACAGAATTTGGAAGTTTTACAGTCGGAGAAAGTGGTGGTGCTATTTATGAAGTGTTGTATCAGAAGCAGCAAAATGATCGTGAAAAGTGGAACATGATAAATTCGTCTTTTATTACAACATTACCAGATACTTGGGCAATTAACAAACGTTTTGTAATGTTAGCGATAAACCGTTGGCATGAGTCTTACGAGCGTGTTTTGCTTGGAGGTTTAACCTGTGATAGTGATGATTATTATAATAGCGAGCAGCATATGAATGCTATTTATTTACCAAAATACAACAAAGACAAACCATTGTACATCGGCTTTTTTAATACAGGAGCATATCAAGAGACAATAGGTGGTTTTGGAGGGTTACAACACTGTTTAATACCATCTCCAAAACATATTTTAATAGATAGAGATGAAGATGGAAACATCACAAAAACATTATTTTCCGAACAACAAAAAAGTGAAGACTTACTTAAAATTTTAGGCTATGCAAACTAA
- a CDS encoding RNA polymerase sigma factor, with amino-acid sequence MKVVTLFNNEAKLIKKAAKNNREAQHVLFEMHAPKMLSVCRYYVKDLQHAEEVMLNGFLKVFTNLKSFRGDGSFEGWVRRIMVRESISFLRQKKTIQFVEDDYQHFEIEDESSQQYDVAQLQELVDDLPEGYKMVFVMYAIEGYKHAEIATLLNISVGTSKSQLFKARKLLQNNIRILNTKEYGTK; translated from the coding sequence GTGAAAGTCGTAACCTTATTTAATAACGAAGCCAAGCTTATAAAAAAAGCAGCTAAAAATAATCGTGAAGCCCAACACGTATTGTTTGAAATGCATGCACCTAAAATGTTAAGTGTCTGTCGTTATTATGTGAAAGATTTACAACATGCAGAAGAAGTAATGCTTAATGGGTTTTTGAAAGTCTTTACAAATTTAAAAAGTTTTAGAGGGGACGGTAGTTTTGAAGGTTGGGTTAGACGCATTATGGTTAGAGAGTCTATTTCGTTTTTGAGACAGAAAAAAACAATTCAATTTGTAGAGGACGATTATCAACATTTCGAAATCGAAGATGAAAGCTCTCAGCAATATGATGTAGCACAATTACAAGAGTTGGTTGATGATTTGCCAGAAGGTTACAAAATGGTGTTTGTTATGTATGCCATAGAAGGTTATAAACATGCAGAGATTGCGACGCTTTTAAATATAAGTGTAGGGACATCTAAATCTCAACTGTTTAAAGCGCGAAAATTATTACAGAATAATATTAGAATACTTAATACCAAGGAATATGGCACCAAATAA
- a CDS encoding OmpA family protein, translating to MIKRLSVIIALLVFQVSLAQKTRADRFFEKGDYLNAAKYYEAELGKERHKKALQNAATAYYNTFQYKKASIYLRQLVKGQFGEKDKSYNNQFNFKLYQVLSALGDYETALDYLRLYKENESVSIDKVELIDTIEAFKLKTPDYTVEKTQFNSDASDFGAVRLRDSVYFVSDRSTKRLLSKTYKWTHKPFLDIYVTKVNDKNDTLGLANAITKTINSKLHEGNFCFSNDGNTLYVSRSNTADGKKEFSDDNNNNIHIYKTIKVEGKWQKLEKLPFNINGFSFQHPALSPDGKRLYFSSDIKGGFGSFDLYYVILNVDDTTSDPINLGNVINTENREHFPFISEKGNLFFASNGHVGLGFLDNFVSENSDGEFTVPVNLGAPINSQYDDFNLNYYNESEGFFASNRNKLDDNIFQFKQVGEIFIREYNNSFEVRDFETKAYIPNAKVVLLDKKENQIYSNTLGDSAIFNSNLLVGKYQFQAGSEGYYSDSIAVITKEKEDQKHVLYLKQIPPPEPIVVAPVVVQPIDPIEAVIVEKKIDKKLKSEDPKRFEMLTDLEGPPIVEKDGKLFFQLKPIYFDFGMWSITSESKLVLDELASKLERYPNIHLKISAHTDSRGTVRYNQILSERRAESTRNYLALVSYINARRLMFEGFGELSPIVPCPMLDCTEDEHQLNRRSEFEIVKY from the coding sequence ATGATAAAAAGATTAAGTGTTATTATAGCTCTATTGGTTTTTCAAGTAAGTTTAGCTCAAAAAACAAGAGCAGATCGGTTTTTTGAAAAAGGAGATTATTTAAATGCAGCAAAGTATTACGAAGCAGAATTAGGTAAAGAGCGTCATAAAAAGGCATTACAGAACGCAGCGACTGCATACTACAATACTTTTCAGTATAAGAAAGCGTCGATTTATTTAAGGCAACTTGTAAAAGGGCAGTTTGGAGAGAAAGACAAAAGTTATAATAATCAGTTTAATTTTAAATTATATCAAGTCTTATCTGCTTTAGGAGATTATGAAACAGCGTTAGATTATTTAAGATTATACAAAGAAAATGAATCTGTAAGTATTGATAAAGTAGAGTTAATAGATACTATAGAGGCCTTTAAATTAAAGACACCGGACTATACTGTTGAGAAAACACAGTTTAACTCTGATGCTTCAGATTTTGGAGCAGTACGGTTAAGGGATAGTGTTTATTTTGTTTCAGATAGATCGACGAAGCGACTGTTATCAAAAACTTATAAATGGACTCATAAACCGTTTTTAGATATTTACGTCACCAAAGTCAATGATAAAAACGATACATTAGGATTGGCTAATGCTATAACAAAAACTATAAATTCTAAATTACACGAGGGTAATTTTTGTTTTAGTAACGATGGTAATACGTTGTATGTGTCACGAAGTAATACTGCAGATGGTAAAAAAGAATTTAGTGATGATAATAACAACAATATCCATATTTATAAAACGATAAAAGTGGAGGGTAAGTGGCAAAAATTAGAGAAGTTGCCATTTAATATAAACGGTTTTTCATTTCAACATCCTGCTTTAAGTCCTGACGGTAAGCGTCTTTATTTTTCTTCCGATATTAAAGGTGGTTTTGGAAGCTTTGATTTGTATTATGTTATCTTAAACGTAGATGACACAACTAGTGATCCTATAAATTTAGGTAATGTTATTAATACTGAGAATAGAGAGCATTTTCCATTTATTTCTGAAAAAGGGAATTTGTTTTTTGCATCAAACGGACATGTGGGTTTAGGATTTCTAGATAATTTTGTTTCTGAAAATAGTGATGGCGAATTTACAGTACCGGTTAATTTAGGAGCGCCTATTAATTCGCAATATGATGACTTCAATCTTAATTATTACAATGAAAGTGAAGGTTTTTTTGCTTCTAATCGTAATAAATTAGATGATAATATTTTTCAGTTTAAACAAGTTGGAGAAATTTTTATTAGAGAATATAATAATTCTTTTGAAGTTAGAGATTTTGAAACTAAAGCATATATACCTAATGCTAAAGTTGTGTTGTTAGATAAAAAAGAAAATCAAATTTATTCAAATACTTTAGGCGATTCAGCAATTTTTAATAGTAATTTGTTAGTTGGTAAGTATCAATTTCAAGCAGGTAGTGAAGGGTATTACTCAGATAGTATTGCAGTAATTACAAAAGAAAAAGAAGACCAAAAGCATGTCTTGTATTTAAAACAAATACCACCACCAGAACCTATCGTTGTAGCTCCTGTGGTTGTGCAGCCAATAGATCCTATTGAAGCTGTTATTGTAGAGAAGAAAATTGACAAAAAACTTAAAAGTGAAGACCCTAAGCGTTTTGAAATGTTAACCGATCTAGAAGGACCTCCAATTGTTGAAAAAGATGGTAAATTATTCTTTCAATTGAAACCAATATATTTTGACTTTGGTATGTGGAGTATTACTTCTGAATCAAAATTGGTTTTAGATGAATTAGCTTCTAAATTAGAGCGTTATCCAAATATTCATTTAAAAATAAGTGCCCATACAGATAGTCGTGGAACTGTAAGATATAATCAGATTTTGTCGGAGAGACGCGCGGAATCTACTAGAAATTATTTAGCGTTAGTGAGTTATATCAATGCACGACGCTTAATGTTTGAAGGTTTTGGAGAGCTATCTCCAATAGTGCCATGTCCAATGTTAGACTGTACGGAAGACGAGCATCAATTGAATAGACGAAGTGAGTTTGAAATTGTTAAGTATTAA
- a CDS encoding type IX secretion system membrane protein PorP/SprF, which translates to MRQKLLILLILCSWSTYAQQEPQYTQYMYNMSIVNPAYMLNEPGVIQVGSLYRTQWVGIDGAPRTVNAFANIPLNDRIELSVNYLNDNIGDNVNLSENLFNIDAAYKVSLNDGLNLSFGLKAGFEHINISAIGSNVAGDAAFGNNNKTLLNIGAGVFLFNDDYYAGVSSPNLIPASLDIEDETTYTNKPHVFLIGGYVFDVADNLKLKPSTVVKYTGGAPLTFDLSVNALYNEKFELGVSYRYQDAIAGLAGFNISSNLKIGYAYDFNTSKLNDFNSGSHEFLLLYRFDLLGLSKKYSSPRFY; encoded by the coding sequence ATGAGACAAAAATTACTAATACTTTTGATTCTATGTAGTTGGTCTACATATGCACAACAAGAACCTCAGTATACACAATATATGTATAACATGAGTATCGTTAATCCAGCTTATATGCTAAACGAACCTGGTGTTATTCAGGTTGGTAGTTTATATAGGACGCAATGGGTGGGGATTGATGGCGCACCAAGAACAGTTAATGCTTTTGCAAACATACCTTTAAACGATAGAATAGAGTTAAGTGTGAATTATTTAAATGATAACATTGGTGATAATGTTAATTTAAGTGAAAACCTATTTAATATTGATGCGGCTTATAAGGTTAGTCTTAATGATGGATTAAACCTTTCTTTTGGTTTAAAAGCAGGATTTGAGCATATTAATATTAGTGCAATCGGAAGTAACGTTGCTGGAGATGCTGCCTTTGGTAATAACAATAAAACGTTGTTGAATATTGGAGCAGGTGTGTTTTTGTTTAATGATGATTACTATGCAGGGGTGTCTTCGCCAAATTTAATTCCAGCGAGTTTAGATATTGAAGATGAGACGACGTACACTAACAAACCTCATGTTTTTTTAATTGGGGGTTATGTTTTTGATGTCGCAGATAATTTAAAATTGAAGCCGTCAACTGTTGTGAAATATACGGGAGGAGCGCCACTAACTTTTGATTTGTCGGTTAACGCGTTATATAATGAGAAATTTGAACTTGGAGTCTCTTACAGATATCAAGATGCTATTGCTGGTTTAGCAGGGTTTAATATTTCTTCCAATTTAAAAATAGGGTATGCCTATGATTTCAATACAAGTAAACTTAATGATTTTAATAGTGGAAGTCATGAGTTTCTTTTGTTGTACAGATTTGATTTACTAGGATTAAGTAAAAAGTATTCATCTCCAAGATTTTACTAA